The following are from one region of the Coffea eugenioides isolate CCC68of chromosome 2, Ceug_1.0, whole genome shotgun sequence genome:
- the LOC113762362 gene encoding uncharacterized protein LOC113762362 isoform X1, which yields MIQNDLVHGWGLDFALRRCVEPAHEKIDVVDSQWIVHQVIPSLGSQGQSENGKAPWQGVRERCRSEWVQFQDRLANADKKYIEQFGRTRYLNNRKFCILLSFLAFGSDWKRNIETLEKNSVTSLRTLINLGSEVYMQADVMLN from the exons ATGATTCAG AATGATTTGGTGCATGGTTGGGGATTGGATTTTGCGCTAAGGAGATGTGTGGAG CCTGCACATGAGAAAATTGATGTGGTTGACTCTCAGTGGATAGTTCATCAAGTTATTCCTTCTCTGGGAAGTCAG GGTCAATCTGAAAATGGAAAAGCTCCTTGGCAAGGG gtaagagagAGGTGCAGAAGTGAGTGGGTGCAGTTTCAAGATCGCCTAGCCAATGCAGATAAGAAATATATTGAACAGTTTGGGA GAACGAGGTATTTGAACAACAGAAAGTTTTGTATCCTTTTAAGTTTTCTTGCATTTGG CTCTGATTGGAAAAGAAATATAGAGACATTGGAGAAAAATAGTGTAACCAGTCTGAGGACATTGATCAATCTTGGTTCTGAAGTGTACATGCAAGCTGATGT AATGCTGAACTGA
- the LOC113762362 gene encoding uncharacterized protein LOC113762362 isoform X2, with protein sequence MIQNDLVHGWGLDFALRRCVEPAHEKIDVVDSQWIVHQVIPSLGSQGQSENGKAPWQGVRERCRSEWVQFQDRLANADKKYIEQFGRTRYLNNRKFCILLSFLAFGMLN encoded by the exons ATGATTCAG AATGATTTGGTGCATGGTTGGGGATTGGATTTTGCGCTAAGGAGATGTGTGGAG CCTGCACATGAGAAAATTGATGTGGTTGACTCTCAGTGGATAGTTCATCAAGTTATTCCTTCTCTGGGAAGTCAG GGTCAATCTGAAAATGGAAAAGCTCCTTGGCAAGGG gtaagagagAGGTGCAGAAGTGAGTGGGTGCAGTTTCAAGATCGCCTAGCCAATGCAGATAAGAAATATATTGAACAGTTTGGGA GAACGAGGTATTTGAACAACAGAAAGTTTTGTATCCTTTTAAGTTTTCTTGCATTTGG AATGCTGAACTGA
- the LOC113762362 gene encoding uncharacterized protein LOC113762362 isoform X3, with protein sequence MIQNDLVHGWGLDFALRRCVEPAHEKIDVVDSQWIVHQVIPSLGSQGQSENGKAPWQGVRERCRSEWVQFQDRLANADKKYIEQFGRTRYLNNRKFSLIGKEI encoded by the exons ATGATTCAG AATGATTTGGTGCATGGTTGGGGATTGGATTTTGCGCTAAGGAGATGTGTGGAG CCTGCACATGAGAAAATTGATGTGGTTGACTCTCAGTGGATAGTTCATCAAGTTATTCCTTCTCTGGGAAGTCAG GGTCAATCTGAAAATGGAAAAGCTCCTTGGCAAGGG gtaagagagAGGTGCAGAAGTGAGTGGGTGCAGTTTCAAGATCGCCTAGCCAATGCAGATAAGAAATATATTGAACAGTTTGGGA GAACGAGGTATTTGAACAACAGAAAGTTTT CTCTGATTGGAAAAGAAATATAG